In a single window of the Streptomyces sp. HUAS ZL42 genome:
- a CDS encoding universal stress protein, translating into MQRPVVVGLDGSRESLAAADWAAREALRRGLPLRLVHAFEGLSPDTSDLPELEAPRYRARRILRGAMDRLHERYPQVALSAEQIALPAVDALVSAGSEADLLVLGSRAFSGFGGFMAGSVALATVAHVPRPVVLVRADQTLEDEHVPDAKGGPCAHTPYRDVVLGVDPAHPCDEVLAFAFESARLRAAPLRVVNAWQLPYMPKAAEAKARRALRGTTERALSLVLVRWREKYPLVDVRELVVEGRPAQQLLDFTQDAGLLVVGRRIRPATFGTHTGPVAHAVIHHVRCPVAIVPHE; encoded by the coding sequence GTGCAACGTCCCGTTGTCGTAGGCCTGGACGGATCCCGCGAGAGCCTTGCCGCCGCCGACTGGGCGGCCAGGGAGGCCCTGCGCCGCGGCCTGCCGCTACGCCTTGTGCACGCGTTCGAGGGGCTCTCCCCCGACACGTCGGACCTGCCGGAACTCGAGGCGCCCCGCTACCGGGCGCGCCGCATTCTGCGCGGCGCCATGGACCGGCTCCACGAGCGTTACCCGCAGGTGGCCCTCAGCGCCGAGCAGATCGCGCTGCCCGCCGTCGACGCCCTCGTCTCGGCCGGCTCCGAGGCCGACCTGCTGGTACTGGGCAGCCGGGCGTTCAGTGGCTTCGGCGGCTTCATGGCGGGCTCCGTGGCACTGGCGACGGTGGCTCACGTGCCGCGGCCCGTCGTGCTCGTGCGGGCCGACCAGACACTTGAGGACGAGCATGTACCGGACGCGAAGGGAGGACCCTGCGCGCACACCCCGTACCGCGATGTCGTGCTCGGCGTGGATCCGGCGCATCCCTGCGACGAGGTGCTCGCGTTCGCCTTCGAGAGCGCCAGGCTGCGTGCTGCGCCGCTGCGGGTCGTGAACGCCTGGCAGCTGCCGTACATGCCCAAGGCGGCGGAGGCCAAGGCGCGCAGGGCGCTGCGAGGGACCACCGAGCGGGCGCTGAGCCTCGTGCTCGTGCGGTGGCGGGAGAAGTACCCCTTGGTGGACGTCCGCGAGCTGGTCGTGGAAGGACGTCCGGCGCAGCAGCTGCTGGACTTCACGCAGGACGCCGGGCTGCTGGTCGTCGGCCGCAGGATCCGTCCGGCCACGTTCGGCACGCACACCGGGCCGGTCGCCCACGCGGTGATACACCACGTCCGCTGCCCGGTCGCGATCGTGCCGCACGAGTGA